In the Nitrospirota bacterium genome, one interval contains:
- a CDS encoding phage holin family protein produces the protein MPPFQFTGEVKNHFLSGGIRTAFIRVLITGIAVFLAVMIVPGLEVHSFSAGLAAVLVLTFLNLLVRPLLFVLILPLIVLSLGLFLIVVNALLLELTSYLVTGFSVAGFWPAVGGAVVISLVTMILNAWTSDGRHTERQTFPQRPPKIINPDE, from the coding sequence ATGCCACCGTTTCAGTTTACAGGTGAGGTGAAGAACCATTTTTTGAGTGGCGGGATTCGCACCGCGTTCATTCGAGTCCTGATTACGGGCATCGCGGTATTTCTGGCCGTCATGATTGTGCCGGGCCTTGAGGTTCATTCGTTCAGCGCGGGACTCGCAGCGGTCCTCGTGCTCACATTTCTGAACCTCTTGGTCCGGCCGCTTCTCTTTGTCTTGATCCTTCCCTTGATCGTCCTCTCGCTGGGGCTCTTTCTCATCGTCGTCAACGCGCTCTTGCTGGAATTAACTTCATACCTTGTCACCGGATTCTCGGTAGCGGGATTCTGGCCTGCCGTAGGTGGTGCGGTCGTGATTAGTCTGGTTACCATGATCCTCAATGCATGGACCTCTGACGGTCGTCACACAGAACGTCAGACGTTCCCTCAACGCCCGCCCAAAATCATCAATCCAGACGAATGA
- a CDS encoding NAD-dependent epimerase/dehydratase family protein, whose amino-acid sequence MKALVTGATGFVGGAVARALVRRGIDVRVIARGGSDLQNLQGLPHELVTGDLRDQASLRSALTGCSQLYHVAAHYALWAKDPSIFYDVNVLGTKNLLEAARDVGTERIVYCSTIGAIGLPPSGGLGTEETPVSLEQMAGHYKRSKYLAEQEVLKLAKAGLPVVIVNPSAPVGAADVKPTPTGQIVVDFMKGRMPAYIETGLNIVDVDDVAAGHLLAMEKGRTGERYILGGKNLMLREVLEILSRLSGVKAPTIKLPRLAILPLAYLNLWVANMTGQPPRIPLEGVKMAKYKMHYDCSKAIRELGIPQTPPEVALEKAVRWFRDHHYA is encoded by the coding sequence ATGAAGGCTCTCGTCACCGGCGCAACCGGATTTGTCGGCGGGGCAGTCGCACGTGCGCTGGTCAGACGCGGCATCGACGTCCGAGTCATTGCCCGCGGCGGATCCGATCTCCAGAATCTACAGGGATTGCCTCATGAGCTGGTCACGGGTGATCTGCGTGATCAGGCCTCGTTGCGAAGCGCCCTCACCGGTTGCAGCCAGCTCTACCACGTGGCAGCCCACTATGCGCTCTGGGCCAAAGATCCTTCGATCTTTTACGACGTCAACGTCCTCGGTACAAAAAATCTATTGGAGGCGGCCCGGGACGTTGGCACCGAACGGATCGTCTACTGCAGCACCATCGGGGCGATTGGCCTCCCCCCGAGCGGAGGACTCGGTACGGAGGAGACGCCCGTCTCGCTCGAACAGATGGCGGGACATTACAAACGATCGAAGTACCTGGCAGAGCAAGAGGTCTTGAAGCTCGCGAAGGCCGGGCTGCCGGTGGTCATCGTGAATCCGAGCGCCCCGGTCGGCGCAGCCGATGTGAAACCAACCCCGACAGGACAGATCGTCGTCGATTTCATGAAAGGCCGCATGCCGGCCTATATTGAAACCGGATTGAATATTGTCGACGTCGATGACGTGGCCGCCGGCCATCTGCTCGCGATGGAAAAGGGCCGGACCGGTGAGCGCTACATTTTGGGCGGCAAGAACTTGATGTTGCGTGAGGTGCTTGAGATCTTGAGCCGCCTGAGCGGCGTGAAGGCGCCCACGATCAAACTGCCACGACTCGCGATTCTTCCCTTGGCCTATCTGAATCTATGGGTCGCTAACATGACTGGCCAGCCCCCGCGGATTCCGCTCGAAGGGGTGAAGATGGCCAAGTACAAGATGCACTACGACTGCAGTAAAGCGATCAGGGAACTTGGCATCCCCCAGACACCACCGGAGGTTGCGCTGGAAAAGGCCGTGCGTTGGTTCCGGGATCATCACTATGCGTAA
- a CDS encoding polyprenyl synthetase family protein yields the protein MNIKDYLEQKRVEVDRFLDSVSPTSTTPPTTLHESMRYSLMAGGKRVRPILAIAAAEAVGQPAPGLMPIACSLELIHTYSLIHDDLPAMDNDDFRRGNPTNHKVFGDAMAILAGDALLTMAFDLCSRPDLMKGCDPARQVRLIQELAHGSGNVGMVGGQVFDIQAENKDIDLPTLQNIHKHKTGMLIRAAVRMGAIAAGAEDRPLDDLTSYAEDVGLAFQIADDVLNVTGTREELGKNPNTDAERGKKTYPTFYGTEGARKLADDCVARAITRLSPFGPAADPLRELARYITSRKN from the coding sequence ATGAATATCAAGGACTACCTCGAACAGAAGAGGGTTGAGGTCGATCGATTTCTGGACTCCGTCAGTCCCACCTCCACCACACCACCGACAACGCTGCATGAGAGCATGCGATACAGTCTCATGGCGGGAGGAAAGCGCGTCCGCCCTATCCTGGCTATCGCCGCGGCAGAAGCGGTAGGACAGCCGGCGCCGGGATTGATGCCGATTGCCTGCTCGTTGGAATTGATTCACACCTATTCTTTGATTCACGACGACTTGCCCGCAATGGATAACGACGACTTCCGCCGTGGGAATCCGACGAACCACAAAGTGTTCGGCGACGCGATGGCGATATTGGCAGGCGATGCGTTGCTGACGATGGCATTCGATCTCTGCAGCCGTCCGGATCTGATGAAGGGCTGCGACCCGGCACGCCAAGTGCGGTTGATTCAAGAATTGGCGCATGGCTCGGGAAACGTGGGGATGGTGGGTGGTCAGGTGTTCGATATCCAGGCTGAAAATAAAGACATCGATCTTCCGACACTCCAGAACATCCACAAGCATAAAACCGGCATGTTGATCCGCGCGGCGGTGCGGATGGGCGCCATTGCCGCCGGCGCAGAGGATCGACCGCTGGATGACCTTACGAGCTATGCCGAAGATGTTGGACTGGCGTTCCAGATCGCGGATGATGTGCTCAACGTGACAGGAACCCGCGAGGAACTGGGCAAGAACCCCAATACCGACGCGGAAAGAGGGAAGAAAACCTATCCGACGTTCTACGGGACAGAGGGAGCGAGAAAATTGGCGGACGACTGTGTGGCCCGTGCGATCACACGCCTCTCCCCGTTCGGCCCGGCCGCCGACCCGCTCCGCGAACTGGCCCGATATATCACCTCTCGGAAGAACTGA
- a CDS encoding carotenoid biosynthesis protein, translating into MDFFTLFLKTILFRPYVFLFLAAFLFAAIQLIGWPRTWRFWLISWATALICEFSSTRTGIPFGWYIYNGSTMGQELYFFNVPIMASISFSFLLYAAYCVALCLVLPIDQSSPSTQPLLKPLRFDIAARTSWPVLLITACLFALIDMVIDPVALRGERWFLGKIYHYADPGIHFGVPLTNYAGWIVVGLISLAIYFPIERRLSALSTPPSVTPHLLLGVGLYHGILAFNLSVAFWISELLIGISGLLMHLPVLALLLFRLTRPHSTSRSG; encoded by the coding sequence ATGGACTTTTTCACCCTCTTCCTGAAAACCATCCTCTTTCGCCCCTACGTCTTCCTCTTCCTGGCCGCGTTCCTGTTTGCTGCGATCCAGCTGATCGGTTGGCCGAGAACCTGGCGATTCTGGCTGATCAGTTGGGCCACGGCCCTTATCTGTGAATTCTCGTCCACGCGTACCGGCATTCCCTTCGGATGGTACATCTACAACGGTTCGACCATGGGCCAGGAACTCTACTTCTTCAACGTCCCCATCATGGCTTCGATCTCGTTCAGTTTTCTGCTGTACGCCGCCTACTGCGTTGCGCTCTGTCTCGTCCTCCCAATCGACCAGTCCTCGCCTTCCACTCAACCGCTGCTCAAGCCACTGCGTTTCGATATCGCAGCACGAACCAGTTGGCCCGTGCTGTTGATCACTGCCTGCTTGTTTGCATTAATCGATATGGTCATCGATCCCGTGGCCCTCCGCGGCGAGCGCTGGTTTTTAGGGAAGATTTATCATTACGCTGATCCAGGCATTCACTTTGGCGTGCCGCTCACCAACTATGCGGGGTGGATTGTCGTCGGACTCATCTCTCTCGCCATCTATTTTCCGATCGAGCGACGACTCTCCGCACTTTCGACGCCTCCATCGGTCACTCCTCACCTCCTACTGGGCGTCGGCCTCTACCATGGCATCCTGGCCTTCAATCTCAGTGTGGCGTTTTGGATCAGCGAATTGCTCATAGGAATAAGCGGTTTGCTGATGCACCTCCCCGTCCTTGCACTACTGCTGTTTCGTCTCACAAGACCACACAGTACCTCTCGGTCTGGCTGA
- a CDS encoding DNA-3-methyladenine glycosylase, which translates to MKTKPRILPRIYFNRPTLMVARSLIGKYLVRAIDGRTLAGKIVEVEAYVGQEDKACHASKGRTQRTDVMFGPGGVAYVYLIYGMYHCLNVVTERDKFPAAVLIRAVEINGALIDGPGRLCRAMQIDRGLNRADLTTGELIWFEDRGELMKRGDVGIHPRIGVDYAGEWAKKPWRFRLRTMTALARTGHRNKQGGAG; encoded by the coding sequence ATGAAGACCAAGCCAAGAATTCTTCCGCGCATCTATTTCAATCGTCCGACGCTTATGGTCGCACGGTCGTTGATCGGCAAGTATCTCGTTCGGGCGATCGATGGCCGTACACTCGCGGGTAAAATTGTCGAAGTGGAGGCCTATGTGGGACAGGAGGACAAAGCCTGCCATGCGTCGAAAGGGAGAACGCAGCGAACGGATGTCATGTTTGGTCCAGGAGGGGTTGCCTACGTCTACCTCATCTATGGGATGTACCATTGTCTGAATGTTGTGACTGAGCGGGATAAATTCCCCGCAGCCGTCTTGATCAGAGCGGTTGAAATAAATGGAGCATTGATCGATGGACCGGGACGGCTCTGTCGGGCGATGCAGATCGATCGAGGCCTCAACCGTGCGGATCTTACGACCGGAGAATTGATCTGGTTCGAGGATCGAGGGGAACTAATGAAGAGAGGTGATGTGGGGATCCATCCTCGAATCGGTGTCGACTATGCAGGCGAGTGGGCCAAGAAACCCTGGCGATTCCGGTTGCGTACGATGACCGCTCTCGCTCGGACCGGGCACAGAAATAAACAGGGAGGGGCCGGATAG
- a CDS encoding GAF domain-containing protein, producing MTSTAPHSKPIPETTLQRTLTSVLNDLPVEAALAALFHCDQGPLVGHAARGFTPRDIQAILRALSAPAVASATPASEQESGRTIRLRLITPGAKSLLAAPLLHRNRTYGFLVIGRKESAAFVKKEKTLMEQAGEEVTKALDRENLFDMNLLLSRPFVAHEPVPAASTPADMFPVPLSQLTPELQSTIIAALTDARQYVDYDRIWTCHYDPLAGNVEVLGMAGDLKSEQKDGKKDLKPGHRLALDSSASGWAVRHRKPRVDHDLASTQGRFLDHKYLFKDRFLSSLVVPFFVRGQVGGTITLASKEAGRYQQTDARSLEPTIMKIADLLQAPAPASQAPVTGPAGTSGAPTAPGPSEPMIRKQERQAAIGEFSMFLATEVREPLASIRAQLEEVTGEGILDFDPQTRVENAMRNLIRIEAILNEILDFAKPLKLTRRLLRIPEVIESALTVVATDFEVTRIQVTKDYATVIAPVRGDEAKLQQVFLSIFRNASEAMSPGGHLHIQVTQHRAGRGVEDVILIKNDGAPIPAEIVDKVFEPFFTTKRTGIGLGLATVKKIVEEHGGSITIGSAPDEGTTVTIRLPGLSHGPSYRGRGRRRPARR from the coding sequence ATGACGTCCACAGCTCCGCACAGCAAGCCGATTCCCGAGACGACGCTCCAGCGGACCTTAACGTCTGTGCTCAACGACCTGCCGGTCGAGGCAGCCCTCGCCGCCCTGTTCCATTGCGACCAGGGTCCACTCGTCGGCCATGCCGCACGAGGCTTCACGCCCCGCGATATCCAAGCCATCCTCCGCGCGCTTTCAGCCCCTGCCGTCGCGTCAGCAACTCCCGCGAGTGAGCAAGAAAGCGGGCGCACCATTCGCCTCCGCTTGATCACGCCGGGCGCGAAGTCGTTGCTCGCAGCCCCCCTTCTGCATCGTAACCGGACGTACGGCTTCCTCGTCATTGGACGAAAAGAAAGCGCCGCGTTCGTGAAAAAAGAAAAAACCTTGATGGAGCAGGCCGGCGAGGAGGTCACGAAAGCCCTCGATCGCGAAAACCTGTTCGATATGAATCTCCTGCTCAGTCGGCCATTTGTCGCGCATGAACCGGTCCCTGCAGCATCCACTCCCGCAGACATGTTCCCGGTTCCACTGTCACAACTCACACCGGAACTCCAAAGCACCATCATTGCCGCCTTGACGGATGCCCGCCAATACGTCGATTACGATCGCATCTGGACCTGTCACTACGATCCCCTTGCCGGCAATGTCGAAGTGCTGGGAATGGCCGGCGATCTGAAGAGCGAACAGAAAGATGGGAAAAAAGATCTGAAACCGGGCCACCGCCTCGCGCTCGACAGCTCAGCGTCCGGCTGGGCAGTCCGCCATCGTAAGCCACGAGTGGATCATGATTTGGCCTCTACACAGGGGAGATTTCTCGATCACAAATATCTGTTCAAGGACCGATTTCTTTCTTCCCTCGTTGTCCCATTCTTCGTCCGCGGACAGGTCGGCGGGACGATCACCTTGGCCTCGAAAGAAGCCGGTCGCTACCAACAGACCGATGCCCGCTCGCTTGAGCCGACGATTATGAAGATCGCGGATCTTCTCCAAGCGCCGGCGCCGGCCAGCCAAGCCCCTGTCACTGGGCCGGCCGGAACCTCCGGAGCCCCAACAGCTCCAGGTCCATCTGAACCCATGATCAGAAAACAGGAACGGCAGGCCGCGATCGGGGAGTTCAGCATGTTTCTGGCTACTGAAGTGCGTGAGCCACTCGCCTCCATCCGCGCCCAATTGGAAGAAGTCACGGGTGAAGGCATCCTCGATTTCGACCCGCAGACGCGCGTCGAGAACGCCATGCGCAATCTGATTCGTATCGAAGCTATCTTGAACGAGATTTTGGATTTTGCCAAACCACTCAAACTGACTCGACGGCTCCTCCGTATCCCTGAAGTGATCGAAAGTGCCCTAACGGTTGTTGCGACTGACTTCGAAGTCACCAGGATACAGGTGACCAAAGACTATGCGACCGTCATCGCGCCCGTCCGCGGCGACGAAGCCAAGCTCCAGCAGGTCTTCCTCAGTATTTTCAGGAACGCGAGTGAAGCCATGAGCCCAGGCGGGCATCTCCATATTCAAGTCACCCAACATCGCGCGGGGCGGGGCGTCGAAGATGTGATCCTCATCAAGAATGACGGGGCGCCCATTCCAGCAGAAATCGTCGATAAGGTCTTCGAGCCGTTTTTCACCACGAAGCGAACCGGGATCGGTCTGGGTCTCGCCACGGTCAAGAAGATCGTCGAAGAACATGGCGGCTCCATTACCATCGGCAGCGCGCCTGATGAAGGCACCACCGTGACCATCCGCCTCCCCGGTCTCAGCCATGGCCCATCCTATCGAGGACGCGGCCGCCGGCGGCCCGCCCGGCGATAG